The Mycolicibacterium flavescens genome has a segment encoding these proteins:
- the citE gene encoding HpcH/HpaI aldolase gives MALATGPAWLFCPADRPERFEKAAAAADVVILDLEDGVAAKDREAARAALIETRLDPDRTVVRVNPAGTADHPLDLEALAKTEYTTVMLAKTEDPQQVRDLAPRNVVVLIETPLGALAVTELARIDNTVALMWGAEDLFAVTGGTANRYPDGSYREVARHVRSQTLLSAKAYGRLALDSVYLDIRDLDGLRGEVDDAVAVGFDVKVAIHPSQVAVIREGYTPTPEQVQWARHVLAAARDARGVFQFEGIMVDAPVLRRAERIVTLAPHPGD, from the coding sequence GCGCTCGCGACGGGACCCGCCTGGCTGTTCTGTCCGGCCGACCGCCCGGAGCGGTTCGAGAAGGCCGCAGCTGCAGCCGATGTCGTGATCCTCGACCTCGAGGACGGCGTCGCGGCCAAGGATCGCGAAGCCGCCCGCGCGGCACTGATCGAGACGCGCCTGGACCCGGACCGGACCGTGGTGCGTGTCAACCCCGCCGGCACGGCCGACCATCCGCTCGACCTCGAGGCGCTCGCGAAGACCGAGTACACCACCGTCATGCTCGCCAAGACCGAGGACCCGCAGCAGGTGCGCGATCTGGCGCCGCGCAACGTCGTCGTGCTGATCGAGACACCGCTCGGAGCGCTGGCCGTCACGGAGTTGGCGCGCATAGACAACACGGTCGCGCTGATGTGGGGGGCCGAGGACCTGTTCGCGGTCACCGGCGGCACCGCGAACCGGTATCCCGACGGCAGCTACCGCGAGGTGGCGCGCCACGTGCGATCGCAGACGCTGCTGTCGGCCAAGGCCTACGGTCGGCTCGCGCTGGATTCGGTGTACCTCGACATCCGAGACCTCGACGGTCTGCGCGGTGAGGTCGACGATGCGGTCGCGGTGGGCTTCGACGTGAAGGTCGCGATCCATCCGTCCCAGGTCGCGGTGATCCGAGAGGGCTACACGCCGACGCCCGAGCAGGTGCAGTGGGCGCGACACGTGCTGGCCGCGGCCCGCGATGCCCGGGGCGTTTTCCAGTTCGAGGGCATAATGGTGGATGCCCCAGTACTGCGGCGAGCAGAGCGCATCGTCACGCTAGCGCCCCACCCCGGCGACTAG
- the pdhA gene encoding pyruvate dehydrogenase E1 component subunit alpha, whose translation MAGLASAPLESLDVEMEPIQLVAPDGTSTTSDRATRYRRDLPPETLAWLYESMVVTRDLDVEFVNLQRQGELALFASCRGQEAAQIGAAACLRKTDWLFPQYREIGAFLVRGIAPAQIAAVWRGKWHGGLGFTDKCVAPIAIPIGTHGLHAVGAAMAAERLGEDSVTLAFVGDGATSTGDVHEALNFAAVYRAPCVFFVQNNQWAISVPVHQQMAGPSIAHRAIGYGMSGVRVDGNDVLACFAVTAEAAQRAREGHGPTLIEAVTYRMGPHTTSDDPNRYRSPEEVQQWAARDPIARFRTYLQSTGVWPERLEERVRARSKRLRADLRDAVVGAEDFDVTEVFDAVYHDITPDLAAQREQLAAELAKEA comes from the coding sequence ATGGCAGGGTTGGCTTCGGCACCCCTCGAGTCGCTCGACGTCGAGATGGAGCCCATACAACTGGTCGCCCCGGACGGGACGTCGACCACCTCGGACAGGGCCACCCGATACCGCAGAGACCTTCCGCCCGAGACACTCGCCTGGCTCTACGAGTCGATGGTCGTCACGCGCGACCTCGACGTCGAATTCGTCAACCTGCAGCGCCAAGGGGAGCTGGCGCTGTTCGCATCCTGTCGCGGCCAGGAGGCCGCGCAGATCGGCGCCGCGGCGTGCCTGCGCAAGACCGACTGGCTGTTCCCGCAATACCGCGAGATCGGCGCCTTCCTGGTCCGCGGCATCGCCCCGGCGCAGATCGCCGCCGTGTGGCGAGGCAAATGGCACGGCGGACTGGGCTTCACCGACAAGTGCGTCGCCCCGATCGCGATCCCGATCGGCACCCACGGCCTGCACGCGGTCGGCGCGGCGATGGCGGCCGAGCGCTTGGGCGAGGACTCGGTGACGCTGGCGTTCGTCGGCGACGGGGCCACCAGCACGGGTGACGTCCACGAGGCGCTGAACTTCGCCGCGGTGTACCGGGCGCCGTGCGTGTTCTTCGTCCAGAACAACCAGTGGGCGATCTCGGTGCCGGTTCACCAGCAGATGGCGGGGCCGTCCATTGCCCATCGCGCAATCGGCTACGGAATGTCGGGGGTCCGCGTCGACGGCAACGACGTGCTCGCGTGCTTCGCCGTCACCGCCGAGGCCGCGCAGCGGGCCCGCGAAGGTCACGGTCCGACGCTCATCGAGGCCGTCACCTATCGGATGGGCCCGCACACCACCTCCGACGACCCGAACCGGTACCGCAGCCCCGAAGAGGTGCAGCAGTGGGCGGCCCGCGACCCGATCGCGCGCTTCCGAACGTATCTGCAGTCGACCGGGGTGTGGCCCGAACGGCTCGAGGAGCGGGTCAGGGCCAGATCGAAACGGTTGCGCGCCGACCTGCGGGACGCGGTCGTCGGCGCCGAGGACTTCGACGTCACCGAGGTGTTCGACGCGGTGTACCACGACATCACGCCGGACCTCGCCGCCCAGCGCGAGCAACTCGCCGCCGAACTCGCGAAGGAGGCGTGA